In a single window of the Bacillus clarus genome:
- a CDS encoding type II toxin-antitoxin system SpoIISA family toxin, which produces MTISNIRIGLFFLVIVFLFLIFFYWKNEELYEEKKQLIRKTWYGLFITSVTVYFMIKGIDLTLWKNLLMFTAMVIFVDIAFILTPNISEIWGAKFSDIGKTVQSIKRSLIASKARGEIYTTIIQNVNPVAFKTMQWHTEEEYTQSLNAFLDTYAEQIGAKIVVFVAASELNTNFRGIRSQFSISVPLEHIEQLNEQKAVQVENIGIIPAKIVKDVYIIIDGKKNHLQDRDFENVYNLTIHHSYFNK; this is translated from the coding sequence TTGACTATCTCTAACATTCGAATTGGCTTATTTTTTCTTGTAATCGTCTTTTTATTTCTGATTTTCTTTTATTGGAAAAATGAAGAATTGTACGAGGAGAAAAAACAACTAATCCGAAAAACTTGGTACGGTTTATTTATTACATCAGTCACAGTATATTTCATGATTAAGGGAATAGATTTAACCCTCTGGAAAAACCTTTTAATGTTCACTGCAATGGTAATCTTTGTGGATATTGCATTCATCTTAACGCCAAATATTTCAGAAATATGGGGAGCAAAATTTAGTGATATCGGAAAGACAGTTCAATCTATTAAACGGTCATTAATTGCTTCAAAAGCGAGAGGAGAAATATATACTACAATTATTCAAAATGTAAATCCAGTAGCATTTAAGACGATGCAGTGGCATACGGAAGAGGAATATACGCAAAGTTTAAACGCATTTCTTGATACGTATGCAGAACAAATTGGTGCGAAAATCGTTGTATTCGTAGCGGCAAGTGAATTGAACACAAACTTCCGTGGTATTCGTTCTCAATTTAGTATTTCAGTTCCTTTAGAGCATATAGAGCAATTAAATGAGCAAAAAGCAGTACAAGTAGAAAATATCGGAATTATCCCAGCAAAAATAGTAAAAGACGTTTACATTATTATTGATGGGAAGAAGAATCATCTTCAAGATCGGGATTTTGAAAATGTATATAATTTAACGATTCATCATAGTTATTTTAATAAATAA
- a CDS encoding MarR family winged helix-turn-helix transcriptional regulator has protein sequence MTQHKEEQMNQALALFYFAYKTFTEKPDEIIKEYGIQRVHHRILFFIARFPGLSVNELLSLLEISKQALHGPLRQLLEKELIESNEAAHDRRVKQLVLTKEGAELEKKLSDVQREQMGAIFSKFGEACEENWHQVMKEMANSRSGFDAWLSKRELPVDQK, from the coding sequence ATGACACAGCATAAAGAAGAACAAATGAATCAAGCACTTGCATTGTTTTATTTTGCATATAAAACATTTACAGAAAAACCGGATGAAATTATAAAAGAATACGGGATACAACGAGTACATCATCGAATTTTATTTTTTATTGCTCGTTTTCCAGGGCTCAGTGTAAATGAATTGTTATCGTTATTAGAAATAAGTAAACAAGCTCTTCACGGTCCATTACGCCAACTTCTAGAAAAAGAACTTATTGAAAGTAATGAAGCTGCACATGATCGACGTGTGAAACAGCTTGTTCTAACAAAAGAAGGTGCTGAATTAGAGAAGAAACTTAGCGATGTTCAAAGGGAACAAATGGGAGCTATTTTTTCAAAATTTGGCGAAGCGTGTGAAGAAAATTGGCATCAAGTTATGAAAGAAATGGCAAATAGCCGTTCAGGTTTTGATGCATGGTTATCGAAACGTGAACTACCGGTAGATCAAAAGTAA
- a CDS encoding DEAD/DEAH box helicase — protein sequence MICLKNFLELGISETFNHTLRENGIAEATPIQEKAIPVVMSGKDIIGQAKTGTGKTLAFVLPILEKINPESSDVQALIVAPTRELALQITTEIEKMLVHREDIHVLAIYGGQDVAQQMRKLKGNTHIVVATPGRLLDHLRRETIELANLSMLVLDEADQMLHFGFLYDIEDILEATPDSKQTMLFSATMPKDIKKLAKRYMKEPQMIHVQSEEVTVDTIKQRVIETTDRAKQDALRFVMDRDQPFLAVIFCRTKRRASKLYDDLKGYGYNCDELHGDLSQGKRERVMKSFRDAKIQYLIATDVAARGLDVDGVTHVFNYDIPEDVESYIHRIGRTGRAGGSGLAITFVAPKDERYLEEIEKAIGGPLQRQEIEQPMIKKQDTNEKPQKKQFQKPKKTGQYRQRDNREGSRNDKQRSFQKPSKKKSSVKQGQQRRGR from the coding sequence GTGATCTGTTTGAAGAATTTTTTAGAATTAGGAATTAGTGAAACATTTAATCATACACTACGTGAAAATGGAATTGCTGAAGCTACGCCAATTCAAGAGAAGGCGATACCGGTTGTTATGTCAGGGAAAGATATAATTGGCCAAGCGAAAACGGGAACAGGTAAGACACTTGCATTCGTCTTACCAATTTTAGAGAAAATCAATCCAGAGTCTAGTGATGTTCAAGCTTTAATTGTTGCGCCAACAAGGGAATTAGCATTACAAATTACAACTGAAATTGAAAAAATGCTTGTTCATAGAGAAGATATTCATGTTCTTGCGATTTACGGCGGACAAGATGTAGCACAGCAAATGAGAAAGTTAAAAGGAAATACACATATTGTTGTAGCGACGCCAGGACGTTTATTAGATCATTTGCGCCGTGAAACAATTGAATTAGCAAATCTTTCTATGCTTGTGTTGGATGAAGCTGATCAAATGCTTCATTTCGGTTTCTTATATGATATAGAAGATATTTTAGAAGCGACACCTGATAGCAAACAAACAATGTTATTCTCAGCGACGATGCCAAAAGACATTAAAAAATTGGCGAAGCGTTATATGAAAGAACCACAAATGATTCATGTACAAAGTGAAGAAGTAACGGTAGATACAATTAAGCAGCGTGTAATTGAAACGACAGATCGTGCGAAACAAGATGCGCTTCGTTTTGTAATGGATCGCGACCAGCCATTTTTAGCAGTTATTTTCTGCCGCACAAAGCGTAGAGCAAGTAAGTTATATGATGATTTAAAAGGATACGGTTATAACTGCGATGAACTTCACGGTGATTTATCACAAGGAAAACGTGAAAGAGTAATGAAAAGTTTCCGTGATGCGAAAATTCAGTACTTAATTGCAACTGATGTAGCGGCTCGCGGGCTTGATGTAGACGGTGTAACTCATGTATTTAATTATGATATTCCAGAAGATGTAGAAAGCTATATCCACCGAATTGGTCGTACGGGACGTGCTGGCGGATCAGGTCTTGCGATTACATTCGTGGCACCGAAGGATGAAAGATATTTAGAAGAGATTGAAAAAGCAATTGGCGGGCCTCTGCAAAGACAAGAAATAGAACAACCTATGATTAAAAAACAAGATACAAATGAAAAACCGCAAAAAAAGCAATTTCAAAAGCCAAAGAAAACAGGTCAATATCGTCAAAGAGATAATCGTGAAGGATCGAGAAATGACAAACAACGATCATTTCAAAAGCCAAGTAAAAAGAAAAGTAGTGTAAAGCAAGGTCAGCAAAGACGAGGTCGTTAA
- the gpmA gene encoding 2,3-diphosphoglycerate-dependent phosphoglycerate mutase, translated as MIKLVLIRHGQSLWNLENRFTGWTDVDLSTNGLSEAREAGAILKKNGYTFDVAYTSVLKRAIRTLWIVLHEMDLTWVPIHKSWKLNERHYGALQGLNKEETAKKYGDEQVHIWRRSVDVRPPTLTEDDSRYGINDPRYKALKKGEFPLTECLEDTEKRVLDYWHKEIAPTLRAGEKVIISSHGNTIRSLVKYLDNLSNDGVVSLNIPTSIPLVYELAENLRPIRHYYLSMDGEVPEGEIPKHISF; from the coding sequence ATGATAAAACTTGTACTCATTCGTCACGGACAAAGTTTATGGAATTTGGAAAATCGATTTACAGGATGGACAGATGTAGATTTATCAACAAATGGATTAAGTGAAGCACGAGAAGCAGGAGCAATTCTAAAGAAAAACGGTTATACGTTTGATGTTGCCTATACATCTGTATTAAAACGAGCAATTCGGACATTATGGATTGTGCTGCATGAAATGGATCTCACTTGGGTTCCTATACATAAATCATGGAAGTTGAATGAACGACATTACGGTGCATTGCAAGGATTAAATAAAGAGGAAACTGCTAAAAAATATGGTGATGAGCAGGTTCATATTTGGCGAAGAAGTGTTGATGTAAGACCACCGACGCTTACTGAAGATGATTCAAGGTATGGGATAAACGATCCGAGATATAAAGCGCTCAAAAAAGGTGAATTTCCATTAACTGAATGTTTAGAGGATACTGAGAAAAGGGTATTGGACTATTGGCATAAAGAAATTGCGCCAACATTACGAGCGGGTGAAAAAGTAATTATTTCATCGCACGGTAACACAATACGTTCACTTGTAAAGTACTTAGATAATCTATCAAATGATGGCGTAGTATCTTTAAATATTCCGACTAGTATTCCACTTGTGTATGAATTAGCTGAAAATTTACGTCCAATTCGTCATTATTATTTAAGTATGGATGGAGAAGTACCAGAAGGAGAAATTCCAAAACATATCTCCTTTTAA
- the spoIISB gene encoding stage II sporulation protein SB: MKETKKQNLSFFKEEKEEPNTDFSLVKGALTENINRLEKLMNGNTSKYIQGKKLKENA, translated from the coding sequence ATGAAAGAGACAAAGAAACAAAATCTTTCGTTTTTTAAAGAAGAAAAAGAAGAACCAAATACAGATTTCTCTCTTGTGAAAGGTGCATTAACGGAAAATATTAATCGACTAGAAAAACTTATGAATGGAAATACATCAAAATATATACAAGGGAAAAAATTAAAAGAAAATGCATAG
- a CDS encoding VOC family protein, which yields MGNTKQKITTFLMFEGKAEEAMNLYTSLFDQSEIVSISRYDAKGPGKEGTVIHSTFTLNGQEFMCIDSSVKHNFTFTPSMSLYVNCETEEEIDTVFNKLAEEGKILMPLAPYPFSKKFGWLNDKYGVSWQLTLAEN from the coding sequence ATGGGCAACACAAAACAAAAAATTACTACGTTTTTAATGTTTGAAGGCAAAGCTGAGGAAGCGATGAATTTATATACTTCATTATTTGATCAATCAGAAATTGTGAGTATTTCTCGTTATGATGCAAAGGGTCCTGGTAAAGAAGGGACTGTCATCCATTCAACATTCACATTAAATGGACAGGAATTTATGTGTATTGATAGCAGTGTGAAGCATAACTTTACCTTTACTCCATCTATGTCTCTTTATGTAAATTGTGAAACAGAAGAAGAAATTGATACGGTTTTTAATAAGTTAGCAGAGGAAGGCAAAATTCTTATGCCGCTAGCCCCGTATCCATTTAGTAAGAAGTTTGGTTGGTTAAACGATAAGTATGGTGTTTCTTGGCAGTTAACTTTAGCTGAAAATTAA